Proteins encoded together in one Impatiens glandulifera chromosome 1, dImpGla2.1, whole genome shotgun sequence window:
- the LOC124945789 gene encoding peamaclein-like, which translates to MAMIITSCRFLVISLIIASSLLIDQTAILVLADVDVDDHAFCDPKCDARCSKAGRKDRCLEYCGICCRDCHCVPSGTYGNKDECPCYRDKKNSKGQPKCP; encoded by the exons ATGGCCATGATCATCACAAGCTGCAGGTTTCTTGTAATTTCACTGATCATCGCCTCGTCACTCCTCATCGATCAAACCGCGATACTAGTACTGGCTGATGTCGACG tcgATGATCATGCATTTTGCGACCCGAAATGTGACGCGAGGTGCTCGAAGGCAGGGAGGAAGGATAGGTGTCTTGAGTACTGTGGGATATGCTGTAGAGATTGCCATTGTGTTCCTTCAGGAACCTATGGTAATAAGGATGAGTGCCCTTGTTACAGGGACAAGAAGAACTCCAAGGGACAGCCCAAGTGCCCTTAA